The Chitinophaga niabensis genomic interval GAAAGCTCCTGGTAACTGCAGGCCTCGGTGGAATGGGTGGTGCTCAGCCACTGGCGGCAACCATGGCAGGTGCTGTATTCCTTGGTGCAGATGTGGATGCCACCCGTATTCAAAAACGCCTGGATACAAAGTACATAGACAGGATGACGGATTCTTATGAAGAAGCGATCCAATGGGTGCGCGAAGCACAAAGCAAAGGCGAAGCTGTATCTATAGGCCTGGTAAGTGATGCCGGCGATCTGCTGGAACGTTTGATCAAAGACAATATCACTCCGGATATCCTCACAGACCAGACTTCTGCTCATGATCCCGTGAATGGTTATGTACCCAACGATCTGACTTTAACGGAAGCTGCTGCCATGCGTATCAGCCATCCTGCTATCTATAAACAAAGGGCATTGCGCAGTATGGCCCGTCATGTGGGATATATGCTGCAATTGCAAAGCCGTGGCGCCATTACATTCGACTATGGCAATAACATCCGTGAGTTTGCGAAAGAAGGAGGGGAGGAAAACGCATTCAACTTCCCCGGTTTTACACCAGCCTATATCCGGCCCTTATTTTGTGAAGGTAAAGGACCATTCCGCTGGGTAGCACTCTCCGGCGATCCGGAAGATATCTATACTACAGACCGTGCATTGATGGAAGCATTTCCTGAAAACACGGCGCTGATCAACTGGCTGAAAAAAGCACAGGAGCGTGTGGCCTTCCAGGGATTACCGGCACGCATCTGCTGGCTGGGCATGGGGGAGAGAGAAAAAGCAGGATTGATCTTTAATGAACTGGTGAGAACAGGTAAAGTAAAAGCGCCTATTGTTATTGGCCGTGATCACCTGGACTGTGGTTCCGTGGCTTCTCCCAACCGGGAAACGGAATCCATGAAAGATGGCTCCGATGCAGTATCCGACTGGACCTTACTGAACCTGATGTCTAACACCGCAGGTGGCGCAACCTGGGTATCTTTTCATCATGGCGGAGGTGTAGGCATGGGCTATTCACAACATGCAGGCATGGTTGTGCTGGCAGATGGAACAGACCGTGCAGCAACCTGCCTGAAAAGGGTATTATACAATGATCCCGCATTAGGTATTTACCGGCATGCAGATGCAGGATATGAGAGAGCACAGGAGTGGCAGGAAAAACATGGATTAGGATTCTAAATTAAAATCATCTTGTATGAAACTGACCGGACCATTTTCACAGATACTGCCACTGAAGGACCTGCCGTTAAAAGGCCCGCTGAAAGATGAGCAACTGGAGATCATTGAACAGGGCGGTGTGATCATGCAGGAAGGAAAAGATCCTGTGATAGGTGTATTCACAGCACTGCAAAAGCAGTATCCCGGTATATCTACTCATTACATAGAGGAACCGGCAGTATTGTTACCCGGCTTTATTGATGCGCATACGCACATCTGTTTTGCCGGCAGCAGGAACCGCGATTATGCCATGCGCATCGCCGGAAAGTCGTACCTGGATATTGCGCGTGCCGGCGGTGGCATCTGGGATTCCGTTATGAAAACACGGGAAGCAGGTGAAGCAGCATTGATAGCAAATACCGTTGCCCGTGCAGACCGTCATTTAAAAGATGGGGTAACCACCATAGAAGTAAAAAGCGGCTACGGCCTGAACCTCGAAGCAGAACTCACCATGCTCCGGGCCATCCGTTCCGCAGGATTATACACCAAGG includes:
- the hutU gene encoding urocanate hydratase, with the protein product MKNNSNFLNTYAAHPHYKAPRGTELNALSWQTEAPLRMLLNNLDAEVAENPDELVVYGGIGQAARNREALQRIIQILLTLDEEHSLLVQSGKPVGIVRTHPQAPRVLLANSNLVPKWATWEHFNELRAKGLMMYGQMTAGSWIYIGTQGILQGTYETFVECGRQHFNGDLKGKLLVTAGLGGMGGAQPLAATMAGAVFLGADVDATRIQKRLDTKYIDRMTDSYEEAIQWVREAQSKGEAVSIGLVSDAGDLLERLIKDNITPDILTDQTSAHDPVNGYVPNDLTLTEAAAMRISHPAIYKQRALRSMARHVGYMLQLQSRGAITFDYGNNIREFAKEGGEENAFNFPGFTPAYIRPLFCEGKGPFRWVALSGDPEDIYTTDRALMEAFPENTALINWLKKAQERVAFQGLPARICWLGMGEREKAGLIFNELVRTGKVKAPIVIGRDHLDCGSVASPNRETESMKDGSDAVSDWTLLNLMSNTAGGATWVSFHHGGGVGMGYSQHAGMVVLADGTDRAATCLKRVLYNDPALGIYRHADAGYERAQEWQEKHGLGF